The proteins below are encoded in one region of Mycobacterium botniense:
- a CDS encoding P1 family peptidase, whose amino-acid sequence MNSITDVGGIRVGHHQKLDPDAGLGTGWARGVTVVVTPPGTVGAVDSRGGAPGSRETDLLDPANTVRHVDAVLIAGGSAYGLAAAEGVMRWLEENGRGVVMPGGVVPIVPGAVIFDLDIGAWNCRPTPEFGYAACQAAGVDVAVGTVGAGVGACAGVLKGGVGTASTTLASGVTVGALVAVNSAGNVIDQTTGLPWMAHLADEFGLKPPPPQQIAALARLRAPSSSLNTAVGVIATDAALSPAACQQVARAAHDGLARAIRPAHTPTDGDMVFALATGAVEVAPHIDTPTAFSPETALVAEVGAAAADCLARAVLVGVITAESVAGIPTYRGTLPGAFPQPKGNR is encoded by the coding sequence CTCCATCACCGACGTGGGCGGTATCCGCGTCGGCCACCATCAGAAATTAGACCCCGACGCGGGATTGGGTACCGGTTGGGCGCGCGGTGTCACCGTCGTGGTGACCCCGCCCGGCACGGTCGGTGCCGTCGACTCCCGCGGTGGAGCGCCCGGCAGCCGGGAAACCGACCTGCTGGATCCGGCCAACACGGTGCGTCATGTCGATGCGGTGCTGATCGCCGGCGGCAGCGCCTACGGGCTGGCGGCTGCCGAGGGAGTGATGCGCTGGCTGGAAGAAAACGGCAGGGGAGTGGTGATGCCCGGCGGAGTGGTTCCTATCGTGCCGGGCGCGGTCATCTTTGACCTGGACATCGGTGCCTGGAACTGTAGGCCGACACCGGAATTTGGGTACGCAGCATGTCAAGCAGCCGGTGTCGACGTCGCTGTGGGCACGGTGGGGGCAGGGGTGGGGGCGTGCGCCGGTGTTCTCAAGGGCGGTGTTGGGACCGCGTCGACGACGCTGGCGTCTGGAGTGACCGTTGGCGCTCTGGTTGCGGTGAACTCCGCGGGCAATGTCATCGACCAGACCACCGGTCTACCATGGATGGCGCACCTGGCCGACGAGTTCGGGCTGAAACCGCCTCCGCCCCAGCAGATTGCCGCGTTGGCGAGGCTGCGGGCGCCGTCGAGCTCGCTGAACACCGCGGTCGGGGTGATCGCCACCGACGCGGCGCTGAGCCCGGCGGCATGTCAGCAGGTGGCGCGCGCCGCCCATGACGGGCTGGCCCGCGCTATCCGGCCGGCCCATACCCCGACGGACGGGGATATGGTGTTCGCGCTGGCCACCGGCGCTGTCGAGGTGGCGCCGCACATCGACACGCCGACCGCATTCTCTCCGGAGACTGCCCTGGTCGCCGAGGTGGGCGCTGCGGCTGCTGACTGCCTGGCCCGCGCCGTGCTGGTCGGGGTGATTACCGCCGAGTCGGTAGCTGGAATACCGACCTATCGTGGCACGTTGCCCGGAGCGTTCCCACAACCGAAAGGAAACCGCTGA
- a CDS encoding Mov34/MPN/PAD-1 family protein, with product MLVIRADLVEAMIAHARADHPDEACGVLAGPAGSDRPERHIAMVNAERSPTFYRFDSAEQLKVWREMDDAGEVPVVIYHSHTATEAYPSRTDVSLAAEPGAHYVLVSTRDPHHDELRSYRIVDGVVTEEPVTVVEHYEHF from the coding sequence GTGCTGGTGATCCGCGCTGACCTGGTGGAGGCGATGATCGCCCACGCGCGTGCCGACCACCCCGACGAAGCCTGCGGGGTGCTCGCCGGTCCGGCAGGCTCTGATCGACCCGAGCGTCATATCGCCATGGTCAACGCCGAACGCTCGCCGACGTTTTACCGGTTCGACTCGGCGGAGCAACTCAAGGTGTGGCGGGAAATGGATGACGCCGGCGAGGTGCCCGTCGTCATCTATCACTCGCATACCGCGACTGAGGCCTACCCGAGCCGAACCGACGTGAGCTTGGCCGCTGAGCCCGGTGCGCACTACGTGCTGGTGTCGACGCGGGACCCGCACCACGACGAGCTCCGTAGCTATCGCATCGTCGACGGCGTCGTCACCGAAGAACCTGTCACCGTTGTCGAACACTATGAGCACTTCTAG
- a CDS encoding MoaD/ThiS family protein gives MSVTVSIPTILRPHTRGQKRVEANGNTLGAVIDDLEANYAGISERLLENGKLHRFVNIYVNDEDVRFSGGLDTAISDGDSVTILPAVAGG, from the coding sequence ATGAGCGTTACCGTGTCCATTCCGACCATTCTGCGTCCCCACACCCGCGGACAAAAACGTGTCGAAGCCAACGGCAACACCCTGGGTGCCGTTATCGACGACCTGGAGGCGAACTACGCCGGAATTTCTGAGCGGCTGCTGGAGAACGGCAAATTGCATCGCTTCGTCAATATCTATGTCAACGATGAGGACGTCCGGTTTTCCGGCGGCCTGGACACTGCGATCTCCGACGGCGACTCGGTCACCATCCTGCCGGCCGTCGCCGGCGGGTGA
- a CDS encoding PLP-dependent cysteine synthase family protein: protein MARYDSLLDALGNTPLVGLRHLSPRWEDGPEGPHVRLWAKLEDRNPTGSIKDRPALRMIEQAEADGLLTPGTTILEPTSGNTGISLAMAARLKGYQLVCVMPENTSVERRQLLELFGARIIFSPAEGGSNTAVATAKELAAANPSWVMLYQYGNPANTDAHYYGTGPELLADLPEITHFVAGLGTTGTLMGVGRFLREHVADVRIVAAEPRYGEGVYALRNIDDGFVPELYNPELLSSRYSVGAADAVRRTRELIDAEGIFAGISTGAALHAALGVAARALKAGERADIAFVVADAGWKYLSTGAYAGSLDEAEDALEGQLWA, encoded by the coding sequence ATGGCCCGATACGACTCGTTGCTGGATGCCTTGGGCAACACCCCGCTGGTGGGTTTGCGCCACCTGTCACCGCGCTGGGAAGACGGGCCCGAGGGTCCACATGTGCGGCTGTGGGCCAAACTCGAGGACCGCAATCCGACAGGCTCGATCAAGGACCGGCCCGCCCTGCGCATGATCGAGCAGGCCGAGGCTGATGGGCTGCTGACGCCGGGGACGACGATCCTGGAGCCGACCAGCGGCAATACCGGCATCTCGCTGGCGATGGCGGCGCGGCTGAAGGGTTATCAGCTGGTTTGTGTAATGCCGGAGAACACGTCGGTCGAACGACGCCAGCTGCTCGAACTGTTCGGTGCGCGGATCATTTTTTCGCCCGCGGAGGGTGGCTCCAACACCGCCGTGGCCACTGCCAAGGAGCTCGCAGCGGCCAATCCCTCGTGGGTGATGCTCTACCAGTACGGCAACCCGGCCAATACCGACGCGCACTACTACGGCACAGGTCCGGAGTTATTGGCCGATCTGCCTGAGATCACCCACTTTGTCGCCGGGCTGGGCACCACGGGCACACTCATGGGTGTCGGCCGGTTCCTGCGAGAGCATGTGGCCGATGTCCGGATCGTGGCTGCCGAACCTCGCTATGGCGAAGGCGTGTATGCCTTGCGCAACATCGATGACGGCTTCGTGCCTGAGCTGTATAACCCGGAATTGCTGAGCAGCCGGTATTCCGTGGGCGCCGCCGATGCGGTGCGCCGCACCCGCGAGCTGATCGATGCGGAGGGCATCTTCGCCGGCATCTCCACAGGTGCGGCGCTACATGCCGCGCTCGGGGTCGCGGCCAGGGCCCTGAAAGCCGGTGAGCGCGCCGATATCGCCTTCGTGGTGGCCGACGCCGGATGGAAGTACCTGTCTACCGGCGCCTACGCCGGTAGCCTGGACGAGGCTGAGGACGCGCTGGAAGGTCAGCTATGGGCATGA
- a CDS encoding rhomboid family intramembrane serine protease: MTRPTRTRPQTARSARWTVGGATIISFVVLLYVCELIDQLSGHTLDRNGIRPLEVEGLWGIIFAPLLHANWEHLMANTGPALVLGFLVTLCGLARFVWATAIVWIGGGFGTWLIGNVGSACGETDHIGASGLIFGWLTFLVVFGFFTRTVWQIMVGVLVLFCYGGILLGAVPVLHMCGGASWPAHLCGALAGVAAAYLLSGPERSTRALRRAGPVRR; this comes from the coding sequence ATGACCAGGCCGACGAGAACACGGCCGCAGACCGCGCGGAGTGCTCGCTGGACGGTCGGCGGAGCCACGATCATCAGCTTCGTGGTGTTGCTCTACGTCTGCGAGCTGATTGACCAGCTCAGCGGCCACACGCTGGATCGCAACGGCATCCGGCCGCTAGAAGTCGAGGGCCTGTGGGGCATCATCTTCGCTCCGCTGCTGCACGCCAATTGGGAGCATCTGATGGCCAATACCGGTCCGGCGCTGGTTCTCGGTTTTCTGGTGACGTTGTGCGGCCTGGCCCGATTTGTGTGGGCCACCGCGATCGTGTGGATCGGCGGCGGTTTTGGCACATGGCTCATCGGCAACGTGGGCTCGGCCTGCGGCGAAACCGACCATATCGGGGCGTCCGGGCTGATCTTCGGATGGCTAACCTTCCTCGTGGTGTTCGGTTTCTTCACCCGCACGGTGTGGCAGATCATGGTGGGGGTTTTGGTGCTGTTTTGCTACGGCGGCATCTTGCTGGGTGCCGTGCCTGTGCTCCACATGTGCGGAGGTGCGTCCTGGCCGGCTCATCTGTGCGGCGCGCTGGCCGGCGTGGCGGCGGCCTACCTGCTGTCCGGGCCGGAGCGCAGCACTCGTGCTCTGCGCCGAGCCGGTCCGGTGCGCCGGTGA
- the murI gene encoding glutamate racemase, whose protein sequence is MSSPLAPVGIFDSGVGGLTVARAIIDQLPGEDIIYVGDTAHGPYGPLRIPEIRAHALALGDDLVGRGVKALVIACNAASSACLRDAHERYDVPVVEVIVPAVRRAVATTRNGRIGVIGTRATITSHAYQDAFAAARDIEITAVACPRFVDFVERGITSGRQVLGLAEGYLEPLQRAGVDTLVLGCTHYPLLSGIIQLAMGEHVTLVSSAEETAKELVRVLTERDLLRPHDAAPPVRQFEATGDPEEFTRLAARFLGPSITNVEPVPVTPVSHDDSGRT, encoded by the coding sequence GTGAGCTCGCCGCTGGCGCCCGTCGGGATCTTTGACTCCGGCGTCGGGGGGCTCACGGTGGCACGCGCGATCATCGACCAACTCCCCGGCGAGGACATCATCTACGTCGGCGACACCGCCCACGGCCCCTACGGTCCGCTGCGCATCCCCGAGATTCGTGCACACGCGCTGGCCCTCGGCGACGACCTGGTCGGCCGCGGCGTCAAGGCACTGGTGATCGCGTGCAACGCGGCGTCTTCGGCGTGCCTGCGAGACGCCCACGAGCGCTACGACGTGCCCGTGGTCGAGGTGATCGTGCCGGCGGTGCGGCGCGCGGTCGCCACCACCCGCAACGGCCGCATCGGGGTTATCGGTACTCGCGCGACCATCACCTCACACGCCTACCAAGACGCCTTCGCCGCTGCCCGTGACATCGAGATCACCGCGGTGGCCTGCCCGCGGTTCGTAGACTTCGTCGAGCGTGGCATCACCAGCGGCCGCCAGGTGCTCGGCTTGGCGGAAGGCTACCTAGAGCCCCTGCAGCGCGCTGGAGTGGACACCCTGGTGCTGGGTTGCACGCACTATCCGCTGCTGTCCGGGATCATCCAGCTCGCGATGGGCGAGCATGTCACGCTGGTCTCCAGCGCCGAGGAAACCGCCAAAGAGCTGGTGCGGGTGTTGACCGAACGGGATCTGCTCCGCCCGCATGACGCCGCACCCCCGGTGCGGCAGTTCGAAGCCACCGGCGACCCCGAAGAATTCACTAGACTGGCGGCGAGGTTCTTAGGGCCCAGCATCACCAATGTTGAACCTGTCCCCGTCACACCCGTGAGCCACGATGATTCTGGTCGCACGTAG
- a CDS encoding cyclic nucleotide-degrading phosphodiesterase translates to MTVQITVLGCSGSVGGPDSPASGYLLRAPDTPPLVIDFGPGVLGALQRHIDPSSVHVLLSHLHADHCLDMPGLFVWRRYHPSPPAGKAVIYGPSDTWSRLGAASSPYGGQIDDCSDTFHVRHWVDGEPVRLGALTVLPRVVAHPTESYGLRITDPAGASFVYSGDTGPCDTLVDLARGADVFLCEASWTHAPGRPCQLHLSGTEAGQIAANAGVRELLLTHIPPWTSREDVISEAKAEFDGPVHAVVCGETFEIRRP, encoded by the coding sequence GTGACCGTGCAAATCACCGTGCTCGGCTGTTCGGGTAGCGTCGGAGGCCCGGACTCGCCGGCATCGGGTTATCTCCTGCGGGCGCCCGACACTCCGCCGCTGGTCATCGACTTCGGCCCGGGAGTGTTGGGGGCGTTGCAGCGGCACATCGATCCGAGTTCGGTGCACGTGCTGCTGTCGCATCTGCACGCCGATCACTGTCTGGATATGCCCGGGTTATTCGTGTGGCGCCGTTATCACCCATCGCCGCCTGCCGGTAAGGCGGTGATATACGGCCCCAGCGACACCTGGTCCCGGCTCGGCGCGGCGTCGTCGCCCTACGGTGGCCAGATCGACGATTGTTCTGACACCTTTCACGTCCGCCACTGGGTCGATGGTGAGCCGGTGCGATTAGGTGCGCTGACCGTGTTGCCGCGTGTGGTGGCCCACCCGACCGAGTCCTACGGCCTGCGGATCACCGATCCTGCGGGGGCATCTTTCGTCTACAGCGGCGACACCGGGCCGTGCGACACCCTTGTAGACCTGGCCCGCGGCGCCGACGTTTTCCTCTGCGAAGCGTCCTGGACTCACGCGCCGGGGCGGCCCTGCCAACTGCACCTCTCGGGTACCGAGGCCGGTCAGATCGCCGCGAACGCCGGCGTACGTGAGCTGCTGCTCACCCATATCCCGCCGTGGACGTCGCGTGAGGACGTGATCAGCGAGGCCAAAGCCGAGTTCGACGGTCCGGTGCACGCGGTGGTGTGCGGTGAGACCTTTGAGATCCGGCGTCCCTGA